A single Asterias rubens chromosome 13, eAstRub1.3, whole genome shotgun sequence DNA region contains:
- the LOC117298510 gene encoding cholesterol 24-hydroxylase-like, with protein MATELCNTPVACLLVYSCLLLVSLLGCLFLVAVMYIHYQHRRFAHIPSPKMDGFFVGHAVRFQEYKKRDQPIVEVLLDMANECGPVYVMFIFWLHSVTVLHPDGVKELLSFDSPHRKPSRTYSAFKEVFGARFLGGGLISQRDPIKHGKRRAMFTPMFKQKYLVTLVDQFNASADLLIEKLSHKADGKTEIAMLDELDRTTLDVIGKVAFGMDLNSTLDENAPFNKAVGRSLDGLSENLYSPLEKYNMLPAARKSHQEVRDAINFLRETGRRCIEGKLQKLRNNEELHDDIFTHILRETYQNGAEEIEMEDLVDEFVTLFFAGQETTSNLLGFCLLELGNHPEVMHRVRTEVDAVMGDNDQLKSSDVGKLGYMMQVLKETLRLWSPVSGTLRELAHDIEVKGYKIPKGAVVGVTSHMAKMEEYFPDPMKFDPDRFMAGANIMEYTYFPFSSGTRSCIGKQFALIEARVLLARLLHKFTFDLVPGQGYGILDQVTLKPKGRCRNYLSLVE; from the exons ATGGCGACCGAGCTTTGCAATACACCTGTTGCATGTTTGCTGGTTTACAGTTGTCTGTTACTGGTCTCACTTCTTGGATGTTTATTTCTTGTGGCGGTGATGTATATTCATTATCAGCATCGTAGATTTGCTCATATTCCATCACCAAAGATGGACGG GTTTTTTGTTGGACATGCGGTAAGATTCCAAGAATACAAGAAACGTGATCAACCCATTGTGGAAGTGCTTCTTGACAT GGCGAATGAATGCGGGCCGGTGTACGTGATGTTCATCTTTTGGTTGCATAGTGTGACGGTACTTCATCCTGATGGAGTCAAG GAGCTTCTCTCTTTCGACAGCCCACATAGGAAACCTTCAAGGACTTACAGTGCATTCAAGGAAGTATTCGGGGCTCGATTTCTTGGTGGTGGTTTAATATCACAAAGAGATCCAATTAAACATGGGAAGAGAAGAGCTATGTTCACGCCAATGTTCAAACAAAA ATATTTGGTGACTTTGGTTGATCAGTTTAATGCCAGTGCAGATCTTCTTATTGAGAAACTCAGCCATAAAGCTGATGGGAAGACAGAGATCGCCATGTTGGATGAACTAGACCGAACAACACTCGACGTAATTGGCAAA GTGGCTTTTGGGATGGATCTGAACTCGACTTTAGACGAGAATGCACCGTTCAACAAAGCAGTAGGACGGAGTTTGGACGGTTTGTCCGAAAATTTGTACTCGCCGCTAGAGAAG TACAATATGTTACCAGCTGCCCGTAAGAGTCATCAAGAGGTTCGAGATGCCATCAACTTCCTCAGGGAGACGGGGAGGAGGTGCATCGAAGGTAAACTACAGAAACTACGAAACAATGAGGAGTTACATGATGATATCTTCACTCACATCTTGAGAGAAACTTATCAAAATGGAGCTGAAGAAATCGAAATGGAGGACCTTGTGGATGAGTTTGTCACTTTGTTCTTTGCCG GTCAGGAAACTACCTCCAATCTCCTCGGCTTCTGCTTGCTTGAACTTGGTAACCATCCGGAAGTTATGCACAG AGTGAGAACTGAAGTAGATGCCGTAATGGGAGATAATGATCAGCTTAAGTCTTCTGATGTTGGCAAACTCGGGTACATGATGCAG gtTTTGAAAGAAACTCTGAGGTTGTGGTCTCCAGTCAGCGGCACCTTACGTGAGCTCGCTCATGATatagaggtcaaaggttacaagATACCAAAAGGAGCTGTAGTAGGG GTGACCTCGCATATGGCGAAAATGGAAGAGTATTTTCCTGACCCGATGAAGTTTGATCCCGATCGCTTCATGGCTGGTGCAAACAT aatGGAGTACACGTATTTTCCTTTTTCGTCTGGAACGCGTTCCTGTATCGGTAAACAGTTTGCATTG aTTGAGGCTCGTGTACTGCTCGCTAGACTGCTCCACAagttcacctttgaccttgtacCTGGACAGGGATATGGCATCTTAGATCAAGTCACTTTGAAACCAAAAGGAAGATGTAGAAATTATCTCAGTCTAGTAGAGTAA